The nucleotide window CAGGATCGAGGTGGAGGGGGACCGCCTCAACGTGATCGATGCCCAATTCCCGTGCCAGCGGCTCGATCAGGGGGGCGAAGCCACCCGAGAGGATGATCAGAGTCCAGCCATCCGCCTTGAGGCGCTCCACCAGTTCGCGCACCCCGGGAGTGATGGTTTCGATATAGAGGCTGGCCACGGCTTCACAGGTTTCGAGGTCCGGCTGGATGATCTCCATGCGGCGCGGGAAGACATCGGTAAGAGGAATCTCACCATTCATGGCGGCATGGGTCAGGGCCACGACGTCCTGATACACTTTCTCGCCACGGACGCGGGCGAGTTCGTCGATGCCCTCGATGGTGGAGAGGGTGGAGTCGCAGTCGAAGAAGAACAATTTGCCGCGATGGTTGGAGGGCGGCGTGATTGTCATCGGAACACCGGGTTCTACGAGGTCGAAAAGCTCGATGACATCGGCGTTTCCCATGCGGATGCAACCGTGGCTGTTCGGCTGGCCCAGCAGATCCTCGCGGTTGGTGCCGTGGATGTAGATGTAACGGTCGTAGGAATTCGCGTTCTCCGGATCGAGGCCGGAGATCCGCAGGATGCGGGTGAGGATCAGATCGTCACAGGTGGGCGGGCTGTCTGTGGTCCACACGCCTTGCGGTTCGCGTGCCTTGAAGATGGTGCCGGTCGGCGCATCGGCTCCAATCTTATCGGTAATCTTGAAGTTACCGGTCGGGGTGCGGAAGCTGCCGGGTTGGAATCCCACGCCTTTGGTGGCGGTGGAAATGATATAGGTGCGGACAATATCCGTGCCCCGAAAGACACGCATTTGCTGGTCATCGACGGAAACCTCAAGTCGCAGATCAGTGCTCATGGTGGAGATAGGACAAGGAGGGCGTTGTGGCCGCCCATGCTGTGGGAGAGTTTGAAGACCGTACCGTCGGCGTCCAGTGCCGTATCTGGAGCGATGAAGTCAGGCGGGGTGGCCAGGCCGCGGGGATTGGGCGGAAGTTTTTTCTGCTGGAGAAAAGCGGCGAGGATGGCGGTTTCCAACAGCCCGCTGGCCCCGATGGTGTGGCCGGTGAAGGGCTTCAGGAAATGAAGGGTGGGAAGATGAGTGCTTTCAAAGGCACGTATCAGTGCGGCGGGCTCGGCGACTGCATGGACTGCCGTGCCGGTGGCGTGGGGACAGAGCGCGGCGGGGTCTCCGTGGCGCCCGCGGGCGGCGATGAGTAGATCGCCGCTGCCGCCGCCGTCCTTCGGGATGCCGATGGGATCGCAGGCATCCGAGTTGGCCGTGTAGTCCAGGATCCATGGCGTCCCGGAGCGGGTGGCGTCGATGGCAATCGCGGCGGCTCCTTCTCCCGGAATGAAACCGGCGGAGGAGGGATGGTAAGGGTCCACCTGTGGAGCCGAGGCCAGCAGCCCGGAGGCGGCATAGCTGTCCAACAGCAGGGGGACCAGAGGCAGATCCACGGCCACAGCCAGCGCACGCGGGACCACTCCGCTGCGGACCAGCAAGGTGGCGATGCCGAGGGCGTCAAGGCCTGCCGAGCAACCGCTGGCCAGCACATGATAAGGGCCGTGAATGCCGAGCTCGATGGTGATGGCGGCGGCGGGTTCGCTGTGGATGGTGTTGCTCGCCGCCATGAGTTTGAAGGGGCGGCGACCGGGCCACGGAGAGAGCCATCCGGCGGCATTGCCCCGGCTGGTGCCAACGACCACGGCGGCGGGGCGGCAATCTTCCGGAGTCCATCCGGCGGCGGCGATGGCTTGGCGGGCGACATGGAGTGCAGCCATCGAGGCGGGACTCCACTTGCGGTGGGTCAGGAGTTCCCGTTGCTCGATCCAACCGGCGGGAGTGGCGGCATGGGGACTGCCCGCTCCGAGAAGACCGGACAGCGGACGGAATGCCGGTGAATTCCGCGAGATCGCATCGAGATGAGCCGCCGGGCCGTCGCCCAGCGTGGAAAGCATCCCGAGTCCGGTGATGGAAAGCGGTCGTTCGATGCGCCCGGCGTAAACGCTGGGCGGCATCGTGTCAATTGGACCATGGTAGCGCGAGGCTCCTGCCTTGC belongs to Luteolibacter ambystomatis and includes:
- a CDS encoding HAD-IB family phosphatase; amino-acid sequence: MSTDLRLEVSVDDQQMRVFRGTDIVRTYIISTATKGVGFQPGSFRTPTGNFKITDKIGADAPTGTIFKAREPQGVWTTDSPPTCDDLILTRILRISGLDPENANSYDRYIYIHGTNREDLLGQPNSHGCIRMGNADVIELFDLVEPGVPMTITPPSNHRGKLFFFDCDSTLSTIEGIDELARVRGEKVYQDVVALTHAAMNGEIPLTDVFPRRMEIIQPDLETCEAVASLYIETITPGVRELVERLKADGWTLIILSGGFAPLIEPLARELGIDHVEAVPLHLDPEGRYAGYGSDYPTTRNGGKNEIIREWKAALRPNKVVMMGDGVSDLETKPDVDLFIGFGGVVRRPLVMNGSDLWIEKMSDFATDRI
- a CDS encoding beta-ketoacyl synthase N-terminal-like domain-containing protein, translating into MPPSVYAGRIERPLSITGLGMLSTLGDGPAAHLDAISRNSPAFRPLSGLLGAGSPHAATPAGWIEQRELLTHRKWSPASMAALHVARQAIAAAGWTPEDCRPAAVVVGTSRGNAAGWLSPWPGRRPFKLMAASNTIHSEPAAAITIELGIHGPYHVLASGCSAGLDALGIATLLVRSGVVPRALAVAVDLPLVPLLLDSYAASGLLASAPQVDPYHPSSAGFIPGEGAAAIAIDATRSGTPWILDYTANSDACDPIGIPKDGGGSGDLLIAARGRHGDPAALCPHATGTAVHAVAEPAALIRAFESTHLPTLHFLKPFTGHTIGASGLLETAILAAFLQQKKLPPNPRGLATPPDFIAPDTALDADGTVFKLSHSMGGHNALLVLSPP